AATTCGTTGCATTAATAGTCGCGGCAGTAAAGCTCACCTTCCGTCTTCTCGAATATCGTAGTCGTCGATCATGTCTCTCGCCGATCCATCTCGCTCGCTCGAACAGTCGCGGTTGCCGGTGGGCACGGCAACTAGGCCGACAGCGACGACGGTATTGCATGAATGGATCACGACGGTCGATCACAAGCGCGTCGGGATCATGTATGTGCTGCTGAGCCTGGTGTTCCTCGTGATCGGCGGCATTGAAGCGCTGTTGATGCGTTGGCAACTGCTCGCTCCGCGTAGCGATTTCCTCGGGCCGGACACATTCAATCAATTGTTCACGATGCACGGCACCACGATGGTCTACTTCGTGGGAATGCCGATTCTGATCGGAATCGGCAACTATCTGGTACCGCTGATGATCGGAGCGCGCGACATGGCGTTCCCTCGCCTGAACGCCTTCGGCTTTTGGATTACGTTGTTCGGCGGCTTGCTTGTGTACTCCAGCTATGCCACGGGAGGCGCTCCGGCGATCGGCTGGTTCGCTTACGCCCCGCTGACGGAACGAACCTTCGCGCGCAGCGCGGCGACCGACTTTTGGGCGCTGGGATTGATCGTCAGCGGCATCGGGTCGCTGACCGCGGCGATCAACTTCATCGCCACGATTCTCGCGCTCCGCGCGCCCGGCATGACGATGCGGAAGATTCCGTTCTTCGTTTGGACGATGCTTTGGACGTCGTTTCAGATCTTAATCGCAGTGCCGCCGCTGACCGCCGCACTTTCGATGATCATGCTCGATCGCCAGTTGGGGGCGCACTTCTTCGATGTCCAAAACGGCGGCTCCGCATATCTGTGGCAGCATTTGTTTTGGTTCTTCGGCCATCCCGAAGTCTACATTCTGATCTTGCCGGTGTTCGGCATGGTTTCGGAAATCATTCCCGTCTTCTCGCGCAAGGTGCTGTTCGGCTACGAGTTCATGGCCGCGGCCACGTTGGCGATCGCGTTCATCAGCCTCGGAGTGTGGTCGCATCACATGTTTTGCGTCGGGATGAATCGTACGCTCGATCTCTACTTCGCCGCGGCCAGTTTGCTGGTCTCGATTCCCACCGGCATCAAGTTCTTCAACTGGCTTGCGACGATGTTCGGCGGCCGCATTCGTTTTCAATCGCCGATGTTGTTCGTCTGCGGTTTCCTGTCGCTGTTTCTCATCGGCGGGTTGACCGGCATCATGCTCGCCGTCGCACCGTTCGACTTCCAACTCTCCGACAGCTACTTCGTCGTCGGCCACTTTCATTGGGTGCTCATCGGCGGCACCCTCTTCGGCACTTTCGCCGGCATCTTTTATTGGTATCCGAAAGTGACCGGACGGATGCTTTCCGAGCGGTTGGCGAAGTGGCAATTCTGGTTCCTTTTCTTCGGTTTTATTTTGACGTTCGGCCCGATGCATGTGGCCGGCTTCCTCGGCATGCCGCGGCGCATTTACACCTACGACGCCGATCGTGGCTGGACGATTTGGAACCAACTAACGACGCTCGGCGCGCTCGTCCAAGTGCCGAGCTACGCGATCTTCGTCTACAACGTCGTCGCTTCTCTATGGAACGGGAAACCAGCCGGCGACGATCCCTGGAACGCCTGGACTTTGGAATGGGCGACGACGTCCCCTCCGCCGTCTTACAACTTCGAGGAAATTCCAACCGTCTATAGCCGGCGTCCTTTGTGGGACATAAAACATCCCGACGATCCCGATTGGTTGTACGAATGAGCGCAGCGCCGCCGAATATCGCCGTGTTTCCCACTCCGCCGTCGATTACGTCGGAGCCGAATCTGAACGGCCCGCAATGGGGTATGGTCGCGTTTCTAGTTTCGGAATTCGCGTTCTTCAGCACGCTCTTGGTCGCGTACGTCACGTTCATGGGGCAAGACACCCACGGCCCGACGCCGGCCGAAGCGTTGTCGCTGCCGCTGGTTGTCGGCAACACTTTATGCCTGTTGTTGAGCAGCGTCGTGATTCATCACGCCGAGAAAGCGCTCGACTCCGGAAGCCAAACGAAGTTCCGACTTTGGTGGCTGGCGACGATCATCCTCGGCGGCGTGTTCCTCGCAGGGACCGCTTACGAATGGCACGACCTGATCGTCCACAAGCGATTGACGATTAGCCGTAATCTCTTCGGCACCTCCTTCTTCACGCTCGTCGGCTTCCACGCTCTGCACGTCTCCATGGGTGTGATCGCGATGCTGATCGTGTTTGGCTTGGCGATGCGCGGCGAAGTCGCCGGCCCAAGGCATACCGGCGTTCAGCTGATCGCTTGGTATTGGCATTTCGTCGATGTGGTGTGGGTCGCGGTGTTTCTGCTCGTCTACGTGATCGGCAGGAGCACCGGCGCATGACTCTCGAACCTCCCGCCGCTCAGGAATCCGCCGGAGTCGACATGCCTGCGCCGACCGCGGCACCGCTGGTGTTGTCGTTGGGGATCGTCCTCATGGCGGCCGGCGTGGCGACGAACATGGCGTTTCTATTAACGGGCGGCGTGTTGTTCGTCGTCGGTCTGGGCCGGTGGATCTCGCAGCTCTTGCCCCATCGCGGACACTGCCGCGAGGCGCTCGTCGAGCCGGCGCTCCGACCACGACCGGTGGTCGTCGAGCCGGGAGCCGTCGAACGGATGCGGCGCGGAATGCCGGGCTATCGGCTCCGGTTGCCGGAAAAAGTCCATCCGCTGTCGGCAGGCGTCAAAGGGGGAATCGTCGGCGGCTTGGTCATGCCGTTGCCGGCTTTGGTATACGGTGTTCTGAGCGGTCGCGGTATCTGGTATCCGATCAATCTTCTCTCGGGCATGCTGCTGCCGAACGTCGGTGATCTGAGCGTGGCCGAGCTTGAGCGATTCAGCCCGTCGCTCTTGCTGATCGGCGTCGTCATCCATGCGACGATCTCGTTGATGCTCGGCTTGATCTATGGCGTGTTGATGCCGATGCTCCCGCACCTGGCAAGGCCCATCGCTTGGGGCGCATTGCTCATGCCTTTGCTCTGGACGGCGGTAAGCTATAGCGTTTTAGGCGTCGTCAACCGGACGATTCGCGGATACATCGAATGGCCGTGGTTCGTATTATCGCAATTGATCTTCGGCGTCACGGCGGCGATCGTCTTCATGAGAATGTCGCACCGTAATCGTTACATGGCCGGCTTCCTCGGCGGACTCATCGGCGGCGCAATAATGCCGATCCCCGCT
This Planctomycetia bacterium DNA region includes the following protein-coding sequences:
- the ctaD gene encoding cytochrome c oxidase subunit I yields the protein MSLADPSRSLEQSRLPVGTATRPTATTVLHEWITTVDHKRVGIMYVLLSLVFLVIGGIEALLMRWQLLAPRSDFLGPDTFNQLFTMHGTTMVYFVGMPILIGIGNYLVPLMIGARDMAFPRLNAFGFWITLFGGLLVYSSYATGGAPAIGWFAYAPLTERTFARSAATDFWALGLIVSGIGSLTAAINFIATILALRAPGMTMRKIPFFVWTMLWTSFQILIAVPPLTAALSMIMLDRQLGAHFFDVQNGGSAYLWQHLFWFFGHPEVYILILPVFGMVSEIIPVFSRKVLFGYEFMAAATLAIAFISLGVWSHHMFCVGMNRTLDLYFAAASLLVSIPTGIKFFNWLATMFGGRIRFQSPMLFVCGFLSLFLIGGLTGIMLAVAPFDFQLSDSYFVVGHFHWVLIGGTLFGTFAGIFYWYPKVTGRMLSERLAKWQFWFLFFGFILTFGPMHVAGFLGMPRRIYTYDADRGWTIWNQLTTLGALVQVPSYAIFVYNVVASLWNGKPAGDDPWNAWTLEWATTSPPPSYNFEEIPTVYSRRPLWDIKHPDDPDWLYE
- a CDS encoding cytochrome c oxidase subunit 3 — encoded protein: MSAAPPNIAVFPTPPSITSEPNLNGPQWGMVAFLVSEFAFFSTLLVAYVTFMGQDTHGPTPAEALSLPLVVGNTLCLLLSSVVIHHAEKALDSGSQTKFRLWWLATIILGGVFLAGTAYEWHDLIVHKRLTISRNLFGTSFFTLVGFHALHVSMGVIAMLIVFGLAMRGEVAGPRHTGVQLIAWYWHFVDVVWVAVFLLVYVIGRSTGA